The following are from one region of the Salminus brasiliensis chromosome 14, fSalBra1.hap2, whole genome shotgun sequence genome:
- the spsb1 gene encoding SPRY domain-containing SOCS box protein 1, which translates to MGQKVPGGIKTVDMRDPAFRPLKLELQALDYTKPSRLDMLLDMPPALGDVQVQHSWNNDDRSLNIFVKEDNKLIFHRHPVAQSTDAIRGRVGYTRGLHVWEISWAMRQRGTHAVVGVATGEAPLHSVGYTALVGNNNESWGWDLGRNKLYHDGKNQPSRTYPAFLEPDETFIVPDSFLVVLDMDEGTLSFIVDGQYLGVAFRGLKGRKLYPVVSAVWGHCEIRIRYINGLDPEPLPLMDLCRRSVRVALGRERLSEIHGLPLPVSLKNYLLYQ; encoded by the exons ATGGGGCAGAAGGTTCCGGGAGGCATAAAGACGGTGGACATGCGGGACCCTGCGTTTCGGCCCCTCAAGCTGGAGCTGCAGGCCCTGGACTACACTAAACCCTCCCGGCTAGACATGCTGCTGGACATGCCCCCCGCCTTGGGTGACGTGCAGGTGCAGCACTCGTGGAACAATGACGACCGATCGTTAAACATCTTCGTCAAAGAGGACAATAAGTTAATCTTTCACAGACACCCAGTGGCACAGAGTACAGACGCCATCCGTGGCCGTGTGGGCTACACGCGGGGACTGCATGTGTGGGAGATCAGCTGGGCCATGCGGCAGCGTGGCACGCATGCTGTGGTCGGTGTGGCGACTGGGGAGGCGCCACTGCACTCTGTAGGATACACTGCGCTGGTAGGAAATAACAACGAATCCTGGGGCTGGGACCTGGGACGCAACAAACTCTATCACGATGGCAAGAACCAGCCCAGTAGAACCTATCCCGCCTTCCTAGAGCCAGATGAGACGTTTATTGTCCCTGACTCTTTTCTGGTGGTTCTGGACATGGACGAGGGGACTCTAAGCTTCATAGTGGATGGACAGTATCTTGGGGTGGCTTTCCGTGGACTGAAAGGTAGAAAGCTGTACCCTGTAGTAAGTGCTGTGTGGGGACATTGTGAAATCAGAATCCGGTACATCAATGGACTCGATC CTGAGCCCCTGCCTCTGATGGACCTATGCAGACGCTCGGTTAGAGTAGCGTTGGGCCGGGAGCGACTGAGTGAAATTCATGGACTTCCCTTACCAGTCTCCCTCAAGAACTACCTACTTTACCAATGA